In Agrococcus jenensis, the genomic window CCTGGTCATGCACGCGCAGCTCACGACGGCCGACGGGCACACGCTCATGGGTGCCGACACGCCCCCGACGATGCCGCAGCCGAACGGCACGCAGCAGGTCTCGCTCTCCGGCGACGACGCCGTCGCGCTCACCCGCTACTGGGAGGCGCTCCGCGACGGCGCGAACGTCCTCGAGCCGCTCGTCGAGTCGCCGTGGGGCGACACGTTCGGCATGCTCGTCGACCGCTGGGGCGTGCTGTGGATGGTGAACATCGCGGGCGAGGCGAACGGCGGGGCGAGCGGCGGGGCGAGCGCGGGGACGACCGCCGGCACCGCGGGTGCCGACGAGGTGGCCACCGAGGGCGGGCACCAGGACTCCGCGCAGCAGTGGTACCAGGAGGGCGCGCAGCCCGACGAGACCGCGGGCCACGAGGACACCGCCGACCAGTGGCCGGCGGACGAGCAGCGCACGGACCGCTGACCACCGCCTGACACGACGAAGGGCCGGGCAGCGCGCCCGGCCCTTCGTGCTGCCGTCGTCAGGCCGGCGGCTGCGGGGCACCGCCCGAGGCGGTGTCCTCCTCGGTCTCGGCGTCCTGCTGCTGCTCGTCGAGCGGCTGCGCGTCGCGGTCCTCGGGGTCGACGGTGCGCTCGTCGGGGCTCTGCTGGTCGCTCATCGCTGCGACTCCTCTCGTCGGGACTCCCGTTGTACTCCCCGATCCCGGGAGTACCGTGAGCGCACCTTCCGGGAGAGGAGACATCATGGCGAGACGCTTCCGCTCCAGCAGCTGGCTGCGCGACCACGGGCTGCTGCTCGTGCTGCTCGGCATCTTCGTGGCCACGCTCGCCGCGATGGTCGTGACCGGCGCGGCGGTCGCATCCGACGAGCAGGTGCAGCACGGCGGCGAGCCGATCTCGCCGCTCGCCTACCTCGCGACGCCCGACTTCGCCGAGGCGACGTTCGAGAACTGGGAGTCGGAGTTCCTGCAGATGGCGTCGTACGTGCTGCTGACCGCCTACCTGTTCCAGCGCGGCTCCGCGGAGTCGAAGGACCCGGACAGCGAGGAGCCGGTCGACGAGGACCCGCGGCACGCGCGCGTCACCGCAGCGACGCCCTGGCCGGTGCGGCGCGGCGGGATGGTGCTCAAGCTCTACGAGCACTCGCTGCTCATCTTCTTCTCGGTGCTGTTCCTGCTGTCGATGGCCCTCCACGCGATCGGGGGTGCCGGGGCGTACAACGAGGAGCAGCTGCAGCACGGCGGCGAGCCGGTCTCGGTGCTGGGCTACCTCGGCACGTCGCAGTTCTGGTTCGAGTCGATGCAGAACTGGCAGAGCGAGTTCCTCGCCGTCGCGGCGATCGTCTGGGCGTCGATCTGGCTGCGCGAGCGGGGCTCGCCCGAGTCCAAGCCGGTCTCGGCCCCGCACTCGCAGACCGGGTGAGCGCGGGTACCCTGGTCGCATCCCGACTGCGAAGGAGCAGCCCCATGCCCGAGACGATCATCGCCGGTTACGCGCGCACCCCGTTCGCCAAGTTCCTGGGGCAGCTGGCCCAGGTGCCCTCGACGGCGCTCGGCGCCCACGCGGCGAAGCACGCGCTCGAGAAGGCCGGGATCGCCGCGACCGAGGTGGACGCCGTCATCGTCGGCCAGGTGCTGCAGGCCGCCGTGGGGCAGAACCCGCCGCGCCAGACGGCGGTGGGCGCCGGCATCCCGATGACCGTGCCGGCGCTCGGCGTCAACGCCGTGTGCCTCTCGGGCACCGAGGCGATCGTCACCGGCCACCGCATGATCCAGCTCGGCGAGGCCGACGTCGTCGTCGCCGTCGGCCAGGAGTCGATGACGCTCGCACCGCATGCCGCGCCGATGCGCGCCGGCGCGAAGTTCGGGCAGCTCTCGCTCACCGACACGATGCAGTTCGACGGGCTGACGGATGCCTTCGAGCACGTGCCCATGGGGGAGTCGACCGACGGCTACAACGCCGCGTTCGAGGTCACGCGCGAGCAGCAGGACGAGTTCGCCGCCGCGTCGCACGCCCGGCTCGTGCGCGCGCAGGCCGACGGGACGCTCGACGGCGAGATCGTGCCGTTCGAGGCGAAGGCCGGCCGGAAGACCGTGACCGTGGCCGTCGACGACGGCGTGCGCGCGGAGACCACCGTCGAGTCGCTCGCCGCGCTGCGCCCCGCGTTCACCCCGGAGGGGTCGATCACCGCCGGCAACGCCTCGCAGATCACCGACGGCGCCGCTGCGGTCGTGCTCGTGTCGGACGCCTACGCGACCGAGCACGGCATCACCGGCCTCGCCCGCGTGCTCGCGACCGGCTTCGTCGCCGGCCCGGACGTGTCGCTGCACTCGCAGCCCGCCGACGCGATCGAGCAGGCGCTCCGACGCGCGGGCAGGTCGGCGAGCGACCTGCAGGCGGTCGAGATCAACGAGGCGTTCGCGGCGGTCGGCGTCGCGTCGACGCGGCAGCTCGGCGTCGACCCCGAGATCGTCAACGCCAACGGCGGTGCCGTCTCGCTGGGCCACCCGATCGGCGCATCCGGCGCGCGCATCGTCGGGCACCTCGCCCGTCGCCTGCAGCAGCTGGGCAGCGGCGCGATCGGCGCGAGCGGCATCTGCGGTGGCGGCGGCCAGGGCTCCGCGGTGGTGCTCGAGGCGATCTGATCCGCTGAGAGCGAAGGGCGCCGACGCCCGGCACCCGCCCGGCCTAGGCTGGTCGGATGCGTCTGTCTGTGCTGGATCTCGCCCCGATCGCCCCTGGAGAGACCGCAGGCGCCAGCCTCGCCGGCTCCGTCGAGCTCGCCCAGGCGGCCGAGCGCCTGGGCTACGCCCGCGTCTGGTACGCCGAGCACCACAACATGGCGACGATCGCGTCGAGCGCGACGAGCGTGCTGATCGCCCACGTCGCCGCGCACACGTCGACGATCCGGCTCGGCGCCGGCGGCGTTATGCTGCCCAACCACTCGCCGCTCGTGATCGCCGAGCAGTTCGGCACGCTCGCCGAGCTGCACCCCGGCCGCATCGACCTGGGACTGGGCCGCGCGCCCGGCACCGACCAGCGCACGTGGACGGCGCTGCGCCGCGACATCCGCGCCTCCGAGCGGTTCCCCGAGGACGTCGTCGAGCTGCAGGGCTACCTGTCGGGCTCGCCGACGGTGCCCGGCATCAAGGCGGTGCCCGGCCACGGCACGAACGTGCCGCTGACGATCCTCGGCTCGTCGCTCTTCGGCGCGCAGCTCGCGGCCGCCCTCGGCCTCCCGTACGCCTTCGCGTCGCACTTCGCGCCGGACGCCCTGCACCAGGCCGTCGCGGTCTACCGCGAGCGGTTCGAGCCGAGCGCGCAGCTCGACGCGCCGTTCGTGATCGCCGGCATCAACGCGGTCGTCGCGCCCTCGCGCGACGAGGCGATGCAGATGCAGCGCGAGCTCGTGCGGGCGCGCGTGCGCGGCCTGCTGCTGCGCGACAGCCCGATCGCGCAGCAGGTCGGCGACGACGAGCTCGACGCGCTCGCGGCGAGCCCGCAGGCGGCGCACATCGCGACGATGGTGCGCAACACGGCCCTCGGCACCGGTGACGAGGCGGTGGCGACCCTCCGCCGCTTCCAGGTGGAGGCCGACGCCGACGAGCTCATCATGGCCGTGCACGGCACGACCGCGGAGCGCATCCGCGCGATCGAGCTGCTCGAGGCGGCGGGCGGCCTTCGGGACGCAGCGGCCTGAGTCACGCCGTGGCGCGCGCGCGCCGCAGCCGCAGCTCGCACCACACGGTGACGGCGCCGTAGGCGAGCAGGGCGGCGGCCACGAGGGCGAGGAACGGCACCGTGAGGGGGCGGTCCCACAGCAGGTCGTCGCGGCGGACGACGAGCGAGACGACGATCGCGGCGAGGCTCAGCAGCTGGGCGCCGTAGAGGATGCGGAAGGCGCTCCATCGCCGGTCGCCCAGCATCGCGAGGTTCACGACGCCGGTGAGGGTGAGCACGGCGCCGGTCGCGCGAGCGGTGAGCGGTGTCAGCTGCCATGCCCAGAGCTCCGCGAGCCACGCGGGCACCACGAGCGCGGCGGCGCCGGCCGCGAGCGCCGCGAGCCCGATCGCCGCGAGCGCGACGCGCACCGCGGCGGGGATCGCCACGTCGCCCTCCGGCACCGCACCCCGGCGCGCGCCGGGACCGTGCCCGCGCTGCACCACGAGCAGCCACACCATCGCGACCGGCGTGGTCGCGTAGAGCACGAGCCACACGGCGAACGGCAGGTTGGCCGAGAAGCGGTCGAGGTGCAGCAGCGTCGTGACGAGCAGCGCGGTGGCGAACACCGCCACCGCCGGCAGCCCGTGCCGCACGCGGTGCCAGCTCGGGGTGCGCCAGACGGCGAGGAAGTAGGCGATGCCGCCGAGATACGCGGAGGCGAGCACGAAGGCCGAGAGCGGTGGGGCGATCGGCCACGCGAACAGCTCGCCCGTGCGCTCGGGCGCCGCGAAGAGCACCACGACGGCGACGACGAGGAACGGCACGATCGCGAGCGCGATCCAGCGCGTCGCCGGCAGCGGCCGCTCGATCATGGTGCGCGGACCAGCGCGAGCACGTCGACGAGCGGCATCGTCGCGCCGCGCTGGGCCGCGCCGTCGAACGACTCGCCCGCCCCGCCATCCCGCAGCCGCGCGACGACCATCGTCGAGAAGTCGAACCCGCTGCGGTTGAGCGCGCCCTTCCGGCGCCGCAACGACTGCGCCGCGCCCTGCAGCACGCCCGCGGTGACCGCGTCGCCCTGGGCGCCGCGCACGCCGACGAAGCCCTCGAGCCCGTACGCGACGCCCTCGTCGTGCCCGAGCGCGAGCGACTCGTCGAGGCTCGTGCCGAGGTCGTCAGCCGCGCCCTCGACGTCGCCCGCGAACAGCCGCGCCCAGCCGCGGTGGTTGCGAGCGATGCCGATGCCGAGCAGCTCGTGCTGCGCCGTCGCGAGCGCGAGGCTCTCCTCGAAGCGCTCGCGCGCCCCGCCGATGTCGCCGGTGAGCAGGGCGATCCGGCCGAGCATCACGAGCGTCATCGCCTCGCCCCACGCATCCCCGACGGCGCGGAAGCCGGCGCGGCTGCGCTCGAGCACGGCGGTCGCGGCGGGAACGTCGGGCCCGTCGGGCAGCGTCAGCAGTCCCAGGCCGATCGAGACGTCGGCGAGGGCGGCGCCGCCGGGGTCCTCCGCCTCCGCGAAGAGGTCGCGCGAGGCCTGCATCCCGGGCACGACGTCCGACGTCGGCTCCTGCCAGAAGCGGATGGCGTGGGTGTAGTAGAGCGCGATCGCTCGCGTGCGCACGCCGAGCGGGATCGACTCGCGCTCGGCGAGCGCGAGCAGCTCGGTCATCCACTCGCGCACGAGTCCGAGGTGGCCGGCGATCCAGTGGTAGAGGTAGAGCGACCACGCGTGCTCGGCGGCGTCGTCGAGCCGGCGGTCGTCGAGCAGCAGCCGCACGACGCCGCCGAGGTTCTCGGCCTCGAGGTCGAGCCGTCGCAGCGTCGCGAGCTGCGACGCGCCCCGCATCGCCGCCTCCGCATCCGACGCGACCTGCCGGTAGTGGTCGATCCACGCCGCCCTGGCGGTCTCGAGCAGCGACGCGGGTCCGTTTTCCCGCGCGAACGCGCGGACGAGCACGGGCAGCGCGAGCATCGGCGCGCCCCGATGGTCCTCGTGGCGCAGCAGGCTCGCCTCGGCGAGGGCGGTGATCGCGGCGGTCGGATCGGCGATGCCGGCGGCGCCCAGCACCTGCTCGGCGGTGCTGCCCGCGAACGGGCCGGCGGGCACGGCGAGCGCGGTGAGCGCCTCGGTGGCGCTCGGATCGAGCAGGTCGACGCTCCACTGGATCGTGCTGCGCAGCGCCTGCTGGCGCTCGGGCAGGTCGCGCGCGCCGCCGACGAGCAGGGTGAGCGCCGACTCCAGCCGGCGCAGCAGCTCGTCGACCGGCATCCACACCATGCGCGCGGCCGCGAGCTCGATCGCGAGCGGGCTGCCGTCGAGCCGGCGGCAGATCTCGGCGACCGTCGCCTCGTTCTCGGGACCCAGTCGGAAGCCCGGTCGGACGGCGGCCGCGCGCTCCTCGAAGAGCGCCGCCGCTGCGGCGGCGTCGAGCGGACCGAGCGGGAAGAGCCGCTCCGCGCGCACGCGCAGCGGCGAGCGGCTCGTCACGAGCAGCGTCAGCCGCGGGGCGGCGCCGATGAGCCGCACGAGCAGCCCGACGGCGCCCAGCACGTGCTCGAGGTTGTCGACCACGAGCAGCACGTCGCGATCGGCGAGCGCCTCGACGACCTTCTGCTCGAGCGGCGCGTCGCCGGTGTCGCGCACGCCGAGCGAGCGGGCGATCACGGTGATGGCCCGCTCCGGCACGGTGATCGTCTCGAGCATCGCGAAGGCGACCGGGCGACCGGCGGCCGCGGCCGCCCCCGCCACCTCGATCGCGAGCCGCGACTTGCCGATGCCGCCGTCGCCCACGATCGTCACGATCCGCACGTCGGGGCGGTCGAGCATCGCGAGCAGCGCGTCGCGCTCGGCGTCGCGGCCGACGATCGCGCTGTAGGGCGCGGGGATGCCCGGCATCGCGTCGGCGCGCAGCGCGCCGCGCGGCCGGCCGGCGTCGAAGCGCTCCGCGAGCAGCGTCGCGAGGTCCTGCCGCACGAGCGTCGCCAGCTCGTCGGCGTCGCGGTAGGCGCGGTACGACACGCGGTCGTCGGCGCGGATGCGGTCGAGCAGCGCCGCGAGCCGCGGCTCGCGCTCCGGCGCGGGGTCGAGCACGTAGATGAGCGACGGCAGCTCACCGGAGAGCGCGTACTCGTCCTCGAGCCCCGAGACCGCCTCGCCCGGCGCCACCCAGCCGTAGCGCTCGCCGTAGATGCCCACGAAGACGTCGCTCTGCGCGAGGTAGGAGCGGTAGAGCGAGCGGGGCGGGTGCGGCCGGGATCCCAGCTCGAACATCACCGGCGCGAGCTGCAGCCCCTCGATCGCCGACCGGACCGCCTGGCGCTCGGCCGCCAGCTCCTTCAGCGTGGAGCTGACGAAGACGCGCAGCCGCTGGTCAGGCGTGCGGATCGGCGTGTCCGCCTCATCCATGCACGCAGTCTGACTCCCCGCGAGCGGCGTGTCCAGCCGTCGCGTGCCGGCGCTACGGCGCCTCGCGGAGGGTGAGCCGGGCGACGGATGCCGCGGCTGCGGCGAGCAGGTCGGCCGCGTCGCGCTGCAGCGCGCCGAGGTCCGCCGGCCCGGCCGCGATCGAGATCGCCGGCACGCCCATCGCCGCGGCGGCGTGCGCGTCGACCGCACCCGCGAGCACGCAGAGCTGCACGCCCTGTGCGCGGGCGGCGGCGTGCACGACCGAGACGACCTTGCCGCCTGCTGACTGGCCGTCGAACCTGCCCTCGCCGGTGAGCACGAGCGCGCTGCCGGCGATCGCCCGGTCGAGGCCGACGAGTCCCGCGAACCAGGCGCCGCCCGCGACGATCTCGCCGCCGGTGAGGGCGCGCAGCACGCTCGCGGCGCCACCGGCCGCCCCGGCGCCCGGCACGTCGGCGATCGCCGCGCGCTCCACGCCGAGGGCGGTGGCCGCGGCGCTCGCGAGCCGGCCGAGGGCGGCGTCGAGGGTCGCGACCTCGGCGGGCGTCGCGCCCTTCTGCGGCCCGAAGACCGCGGCCGCACCGCGCGGCCCGGTGAGGGGTGCGTCCACGTCGGTGACGAAGCGCCAGCGCGCGGCCAGCGCCCGCGGATCGATCGCCGTCACGTCGATGCGCTCGAGCGCGCCGAGGCCGCCGCCGCCCGCGCCGACGGGGCTGCCCGCGGCATCGGTCAGCCGTGCGCCGAGCGCGGTGAGCACCCCGGCGCCGCCGTCCGTGGTGGCGGAGCCGCCGAGCAGCAGCGTCAGCTCCGTCGCGCCGGCATCGAGCGCGTCGAGCACGACGCGGCCCAGCCCCTCGGTCGACGCCTCGAGCGGCCGGAGCTGCGCGTCCTCGACCTGGGGCAGGCCCGCGGCCTGGGCGAGCTCGATCACCGCGTGGCCGCCGTCGAGCGTCCACTGCGCGATCGCGGGCCTCCCGATCGCGTCGACCGTCGCGGTCGACCGCAGCTCGCCGCCGCGCGCGAGCAGCGCGTCGAGGCTGCCCTCGCCGCCGTCCGCCATCGGCACGAGCACGACCTCGGCGCCGGGCACCGCGGCGCGCACGCCGCGGGCGGCCGCCTCGCATGCCTCGAGCGCCGTCAGGCTGCCCTTGAACGCGTCGAAGGCCGCGACCACCCGGGTCATCGCGTGAGCCCGTACCGCTCGGCGAAGCGGGCGAGGATGGTCTGCGGATGCTCGACGTGCGCGGCCCGGCCGGCACGGACGAGGTCGTCGACCTCGTCGGGGGAGAAGTAGCCGTGGTCGCGGTAGGCGCGGATGCGCTGCTCAAGGCCGTCGGCGTCGAGCTCGGGGTGGAACTGCGTCGCGACGACGTGCTCGCCCACCCGCAGCATGTGCACGCAGGCGGCGGAGACGGCCAGCGTCGTGACGGGGTGCGCGACCGAGCCCGCGGGGGCCTCGCGGATGCCCTCCTTGTGGCCGCCGAACGCGGTGAACGCGCGGGGGAGGCCCTCGATGAGCCAGTCCTCGCCGACGAGGCTCAGCTCGACGGGCGCGACCGACTCCGCGATGCCCCGCACCATCCGCTCGCCGAGCGCGTGCACGACGGCGCCGAGGCCGAGGCACGCGCCGAGGTAGGGGATGTCGTCGCGGATCACCTGCGTCGCGAGCGCGGTGAGCCACGGCACGACGCCGGCGTGCGCCGCGGGCCGCAGCTCGGGGTCGTCGCTGAAGTTCGCGGGGCCGCCGCCGATGAGCACGGCGTCGACGCCGGCCAGGTCGATGGCGGGCTGGTCGCGGTCGAGCCGGATGCGCTCGACGCGGCCCTCGTCGAGGCGCCCGAAGCGCACCATCGCCTCGAGCTCGGCAGCGGCGACGTCGTCCTCGGGCCGCGACTGCACGATGAGGATGCGGCTCATGCTCGCCGCCCCTCGGCCGTCCAGACGCCGCTCGAGCCGCGTCGGTGCGAGCCGACCAGGTGGGTGTCGACGATCCCGACCGCCTCCATGAGCGCGTGCATCGTGGTGGGGCCGACGTGCGCGAAGCCGCGGCGCTTGAGCGCCTTCGAGAGCTCGATCGACTCCGGCGACTGCGTCGGCACGTCGGCGAACGTCTCGGGCGCGGGCGTCGACTCCGGCTGGAACGACCAGACGAGCGCCGGGAGCCCGCCCTCGGCGCGCAGCGCCACCGTGGCGCGCGCGTTGCCGATCGTCGCGTCGATCTTGCGGCGGTTGCGCACGATGCCGGCGTCGTCCATGAGCCTCGCGACGTCGGCGTCGTCGAACGCGGCCACGGCATCCGGGTCGAAGCCCGCGAACGCCGCGCGGAACGCCGGGCGCTTGCGCAGGATCGTCGACCACGACAGCCCCGACTGGAAGGCCTCGAGCGAGAGCCGCTCGAAGAGGCCGGTCTCGTCGCGCACGGGCATGCCCCACTCGCGGTCGTAGTAGTCGCGCAGCAGCGGGTCGGACGCGGCCCACAGCGGGCGCGCGAGGCGGTCGTCGCCGACGATCAGGTGCATGCCCTCAACGTACGCTGGTCCGGTGCAGACGGATGCGGAGCGGCGCGCGTGGCGCGCGGGGCTCAGCGTCGTCATCGCGACGAGCGCGTACGGGCTCTCGTTCGGCGCCCTCTCGATCACCGCGGGGCTCGACCTCTGGCAGACGATGGTGCTGAGCGCGCTGATGTTCTCGGGCGGCTCGCAGTTCGCGTTCATCGGCGTGATGGCCGCGGGCGGCGGCATCGCGGGCGTGGCGAGCGCGGCGATGCTGGGGCTGCGCAACGCGCTCTACGGCATGAGCATGCGCCGGGTGGTGGCGCCCCGCGGCGCGATGATCCCGGTCGCGGCGCACGTGACGATCGACGAGTCGACGGCCGTGGCGCTCGCGCAGCCCGACGCGCGCGCCCAGCGCGTCGGCTTCTGGGTCACGGGCGTCGGCATCTGGGTGGGGTGGAACCTCGCGACGCTCGCGGGCGCGCTGCTCGGCGACCTGCTCGGCGACCCCAAGCAGTGGGGGCTCGACGCGGCTGCCGCGGCCGCGTTCGTCGGCCTGCTCTGGCCCCGGCTGCGCGCGCGGCAGGCGATCGCGGTGGCCGCGGCGAGCGCGGTGGTCGCGGCGTCGCTGCTGCCGGTGCTGCCCGCGGGGCTCCCCGTGATCGTCGCCGCGGCGGTCGGCGTCGTCGTCGGGCTGACGAACTGGCTCGGG contains:
- a CDS encoding VOC family protein, giving the protein MATLLNPYLAFGRQAREAMNFYHGVFGGDLVVSTFGESGMNQGADDADLVMHAQLTTADGHTLMGADTPPTMPQPNGTQQVSLSGDDAVALTRYWEALRDGANVLEPLVESPWGDTFGMLVDRWGVLWMVNIAGEANGGASGGASAGTTAGTAGADEVATEGGHQDSAQQWYQEGAQPDETAGHEDTADQWPADEQRTDR
- a CDS encoding DUF6766 family protein, with product MARRFRSSSWLRDHGLLLVLLGIFVATLAAMVVTGAAVASDEQVQHGGEPISPLAYLATPDFAEATFENWESEFLQMASYVLLTAYLFQRGSAESKDPDSEEPVDEDPRHARVTAATPWPVRRGGMVLKLYEHSLLIFFSVLFLLSMALHAIGGAGAYNEEQLQHGGEPVSVLGYLGTSQFWFESMQNWQSEFLAVAAIVWASIWLRERGSPESKPVSAPHSQTG
- a CDS encoding acetyl-CoA C-acyltransferase, with product MPETIIAGYARTPFAKFLGQLAQVPSTALGAHAAKHALEKAGIAATEVDAVIVGQVLQAAVGQNPPRQTAVGAGIPMTVPALGVNAVCLSGTEAIVTGHRMIQLGEADVVVAVGQESMTLAPHAAPMRAGAKFGQLSLTDTMQFDGLTDAFEHVPMGESTDGYNAAFEVTREQQDEFAAASHARLVRAQADGTLDGEIVPFEAKAGRKTVTVAVDDGVRAETTVESLAALRPAFTPEGSITAGNASQITDGAAAVVLVSDAYATEHGITGLARVLATGFVAGPDVSLHSQPADAIEQALRRAGRSASDLQAVEINEAFAAVGVASTRQLGVDPEIVNANGGAVSLGHPIGASGARIVGHLARRLQQLGSGAIGASGICGGGGQGSAVVLEAI
- a CDS encoding LLM class flavin-dependent oxidoreductase, translated to MRLSVLDLAPIAPGETAGASLAGSVELAQAAERLGYARVWYAEHHNMATIASSATSVLIAHVAAHTSTIRLGAGGVMLPNHSPLVIAEQFGTLAELHPGRIDLGLGRAPGTDQRTWTALRRDIRASERFPEDVVELQGYLSGSPTVPGIKAVPGHGTNVPLTILGSSLFGAQLAAALGLPYAFASHFAPDALHQAVAVYRERFEPSAQLDAPFVIAGINAVVAPSRDEAMQMQRELVRARVRGLLLRDSPIAQQVGDDELDALAASPQAAHIATMVRNTALGTGDEAVATLRRFQVEADADELIMAVHGTTAERIRAIELLEAAGGLRDAAA
- a CDS encoding ATP-binding protein yields the protein MDEADTPIRTPDQRLRVFVSSTLKELAAERQAVRSAIEGLQLAPVMFELGSRPHPPRSLYRSYLAQSDVFVGIYGERYGWVAPGEAVSGLEDEYALSGELPSLIYVLDPAPEREPRLAALLDRIRADDRVSYRAYRDADELATLVRQDLATLLAERFDAGRPRGALRADAMPGIPAPYSAIVGRDAERDALLAMLDRPDVRIVTIVGDGGIGKSRLAIEVAGAAAAAGRPVAFAMLETITVPERAITVIARSLGVRDTGDAPLEQKVVEALADRDVLLVVDNLEHVLGAVGLLVRLIGAAPRLTLLVTSRSPLRVRAERLFPLGPLDAAAAAALFEERAAAVRPGFRLGPENEATVAEICRRLDGSPLAIELAAARMVWMPVDELLRRLESALTLLVGGARDLPERQQALRSTIQWSVDLLDPSATEALTALAVPAGPFAGSTAEQVLGAAGIADPTAAITALAEASLLRHEDHRGAPMLALPVLVRAFARENGPASLLETARAAWIDHYRQVASDAEAAMRGASQLATLRRLDLEAENLGGVVRLLLDDRRLDDAAEHAWSLYLYHWIAGHLGLVREWMTELLALAERESIPLGVRTRAIALYYTHAIRFWQEPTSDVVPGMQASRDLFAEAEDPGGAALADVSIGLGLLTLPDGPDVPAATAVLERSRAGFRAVGDAWGEAMTLVMLGRIALLTGDIGGARERFEESLALATAQHELLGIGIARNHRGWARLFAGDVEGAADDLGTSLDESLALGHDEGVAYGLEGFVGVRGAQGDAVTAGVLQGAAQSLRRRKGALNRSGFDFSTMVVARLRDGGAGESFDGAAQRGATMPLVDVLALVRAP
- a CDS encoding glycerate kinase, with product MTRVVAAFDAFKGSLTALEACEAAARGVRAAVPGAEVVLVPMADGGEGSLDALLARGGELRSTATVDAIGRPAIAQWTLDGGHAVIELAQAAGLPQVEDAQLRPLEASTEGLGRVVLDALDAGATELTLLLGGSATTDGGAGVLTALGARLTDAAGSPVGAGGGGLGALERIDVTAIDPRALAARWRFVTDVDAPLTGPRGAAAVFGPQKGATPAEVATLDAALGRLASAAATALGVERAAIADVPGAGAAGGAASVLRALTGGEIVAGGAWFAGLVGLDRAIAGSALVLTGEGRFDGQSAGGKVVSVVHAAARAQGVQLCVLAGAVDAHAAAAMGVPAISIAAGPADLGALQRDAADLLAAAAASVARLTLREAP
- a CDS encoding glutamine amidotransferase-related protein, with product MSRILIVQSRPEDDVAAAELEAMVRFGRLDEGRVERIRLDRDQPAIDLAGVDAVLIGGGPANFSDDPELRPAAHAGVVPWLTALATQVIRDDIPYLGACLGLGAVVHALGERMVRGIAESVAPVELSLVGEDWLIEGLPRAFTAFGGHKEGIREAPAGSVAHPVTTLAVSAACVHMLRVGEHVVATQFHPELDADGLEQRIRAYRDHGYFSPDEVDDLVRAGRAAHVEHPQTILARFAERYGLTR
- a CDS encoding DNA-3-methyladenine glycosylase I; amino-acid sequence: MHLIVGDDRLARPLWAASDPLLRDYYDREWGMPVRDETGLFERLSLEAFQSGLSWSTILRKRPAFRAAFAGFDPDAVAAFDDADVARLMDDAGIVRNRRKIDATIGNARATVALRAEGGLPALVWSFQPESTPAPETFADVPTQSPESIELSKALKRRGFAHVGPTTMHALMEAVGIVDTHLVGSHRRGSSGVWTAEGRRA
- a CDS encoding AzlC family ABC transporter permease; protein product: MPSTYAGPVQTDAERRAWRAGLSVVIATSAYGLSFGALSITAGLDLWQTMVLSALMFSGGSQFAFIGVMAAGGGIAGVASAAMLGLRNALYGMSMRRVVAPRGAMIPVAAHVTIDESTAVALAQPDARAQRVGFWVTGVGIWVGWNLATLAGALLGDLLGDPKQWGLDAAAAAAFVGLLWPRLRARQAIAVAAASAVVAASLLPVLPAGLPVIVAAAVGVVVGLTNWLGPKHESRLPDPGPAEVHGSRHAGPTRPRGGRP